The following are encoded together in the Spirochaetota bacterium genome:
- a CDS encoding NADH-quinone oxidoreductase subunit N, producing the protein MDYSPYLAQIKHLAPEITLLAFGAAALLAHLFARGSGHRLSGMVALAGLGTAALVLAFTPLSGGEIYSGTLNVDPFSMYLKMIFLIAAAITVTLSFRFFEVEGFETGEIYYLVLFSVIGMMFTVSAVDLITFYISFETFAIISYILAGIFKKELRSSEAGIKYFILGILSSAIMLLGMAILFGITGETGFARIAGALADADATVAMAGMVLVMTGLFFKIALVPFHMWTPDVYEGTPTPLVVLLSTAPKAAALAVLIRLVTTVFARFETQWVAIFTAIAIATMFWGNIAALVQDNVKRMMGFSSIAHAGYLMIGLAAAGSAGTTALLFYLLAYFFMNATAFALILLVQKGQGFGERVDDLRGLARHAPLSAACIVVALLSLAGIPPTAGFIGKYYLLLAAMEKEMYALVAAGAINTVISIFYYFRIGRALFMESGQGELPMKGTGGVTLVICGSALFLLLAGIFPSRLTEYVWALIK; encoded by the coding sequence ATGGATTATTCACCGTACCTTGCGCAGATAAAGCACCTGGCTCCGGAAATAACCTTGCTCGCCTTCGGCGCTGCGGCGCTGTTGGCGCACCTGTTCGCCCGGGGCAGCGGTCACAGGCTCTCCGGAATGGTCGCGCTCGCCGGCCTGGGGACAGCGGCGCTCGTGCTGGCGTTCACGCCGCTAAGCGGCGGAGAGATCTATTCGGGTACGCTTAACGTGGATCCATTCTCGATGTACCTGAAAATGATCTTCCTCATTGCGGCCGCGATAACCGTTACGCTCTCTTTCAGGTTCTTCGAGGTCGAGGGATTCGAGACCGGCGAAATCTATTACCTGGTGCTATTCTCGGTGATCGGCATGATGTTTACGGTAAGCGCGGTCGACCTGATCACCTTCTATATTTCGTTCGAAACGTTCGCAATAATATCGTATATCCTCGCGGGCATATTCAAGAAAGAGCTTCGCTCCTCCGAGGCGGGCATAAAGTATTTCATCCTGGGCATCCTGAGCTCGGCGATAATGCTGCTTGGAATGGCGATTCTTTTCGGCATAACCGGGGAAACCGGTTTTGCACGGATCGCCGGGGCGCTCGCGGACGCCGACGCAACGGTCGCGATGGCGGGCATGGTGCTCGTCATGACGGGCCTCTTTTTTAAAATTGCGCTGGTTCCGTTTCACATGTGGACGCCCGACGTCTACGAGGGCACGCCGACGCCCCTGGTCGTGCTTCTGTCCACCGCGCCCAAGGCGGCGGCGCTTGCGGTGCTCATACGGCTCGTCACTACGGTGTTTGCGCGTTTTGAAACGCAATGGGTCGCGATCTTTACCGCGATCGCGATCGCGACCATGTTCTGGGGCAATATCGCCGCGCTCGTTCAGGATAACGTCAAGCGCATGATGGGTTTTTCTTCCATTGCGCACGCGGGATACCTGATGATCGGGCTCGCGGCGGCGGGAAGCGCGGGAACAACGGCCCTTCTCTTTTACCTGCTCGCGTATTTTTTCATGAATGCGACCGCCTTCGCGCTTATCCTGCTCGTGCAGAAGGGACAGGGTTTCGGCGAGCGCGTGGACGACCTTCGCGGCCTCGCGCGCCATGCGCCCCTGTCGGCGGCGTGCATCGTCGTGGCGCTGCTCTCGCTCGCGGGCATACCCCCCACGGCAGGCTTTATCGGCAAATATTACCTGCTGCTCGCGGCGATGGAAAAAGAAATGTACGCGCTCGTCGCGGCGGGCGCGATCAACACGGTGATATCGATCTTCTATTATTTTCGGATCGGCAGGGCGCTGTTCATGGAGAGCGGCCAGGGTGAATTGCCCATGAAGGGGACCGGCGGCGTCACCCTGGTAATATGCGGATCCGCGCTGTTCCTGCTCCTCGCCGGCATTTTTCCTTCCCGGCTCACGGAATACGTCTGGGCGCTGATAAAATAG
- a CDS encoding acyl-CoA dehydrogenase, with amino-acid sequence MILFNPKNHVRKYPDEKSRQIMVKTIEFFEKKGLKAIKKDWHEKKWNYDFVEFLKENQVFATLMTPAGYGAPDSRWDTYRNCEFSEITGFYGVTYWYTWQVSMLGLVPIWNGTNEEAKHRTAKLLQEGGVFAFGLSEKEHGADIYSSDMMLYPNADGTFKANGDKYYIGNGNEAALVATFAKMADTGEYVFFVVDSKHPKYECIRNVVNEQNYVAEFALHDYPITQADITEKGPKAWDDMLNTINVCKFNLGWGAIGLCTHALYESIDHAANRNLFGKYVTDFPHIKRLLTDAYCRLVAMKLFSERAADYMRSASDTDRRYLLFNPMVKMKVTREGEDVMNILHDVIAAKGFENEPFFEIAKHELPMLPKLEGTVHVNMALIVKFMANYFFNPGAYPEIPRRDDPTNDAFLFKQGPTKGLGKIQFHDYNIAYNSVDMPNVNIFKEQINLFKKFLMEAGPSKEQSADIDYLLALGEILTLVAYGQLIIESRKFFPVEDALLEEIFDFMVRDFSKYALGIHLKPSNSEKQKELSIKIIKTPLPNPARFDKIWKEQVYSLKGTYKMRDQS; translated from the coding sequence ATGATTCTTTTCAACCCCAAGAACCACGTGAGAAAGTACCCGGACGAGAAGTCCCGGCAGATAATGGTCAAGACCATCGAGTTTTTCGAGAAAAAGGGCCTCAAGGCTATCAAGAAGGACTGGCACGAGAAGAAATGGAACTATGATTTCGTCGAGTTCCTCAAGGAAAACCAGGTCTTCGCGACGCTCATGACGCCGGCCGGCTACGGCGCCCCCGATTCCCGCTGGGACACCTATCGCAACTGCGAATTTTCCGAGATCACCGGGTTCTACGGTGTCACCTACTGGTATACCTGGCAGGTTTCCATGCTGGGTCTCGTTCCCATCTGGAACGGCACCAATGAAGAGGCGAAACATCGCACCGCGAAGCTTCTTCAAGAAGGCGGGGTCTTTGCGTTCGGTCTTTCCGAGAAAGAACATGGGGCCGATATTTACTCGAGCGACATGATGCTCTATCCCAATGCGGACGGGACCTTCAAGGCGAATGGCGACAAGTACTACATAGGCAACGGCAACGAGGCGGCGCTCGTAGCCACCTTCGCGAAAATGGCCGATACCGGCGAGTACGTCTTCTTTGTCGTGGATTCCAAGCATCCCAAGTACGAGTGCATCCGCAACGTGGTGAACGAACAGAACTACGTCGCCGAGTTCGCGCTCCATGACTACCCCATAACCCAGGCCGATATCACCGAGAAGGGCCCCAAGGCGTGGGACGACATGCTGAACACGATCAACGTCTGCAAGTTCAACCTGGGCTGGGGGGCGATAGGCCTGTGCACCCACGCCCTGTACGAGTCGATCGACCACGCGGCGAACCGCAACCTTTTCGGCAAATACGTGACCGACTTCCCGCACATCAAGCGCCTCCTCACCGACGCCTACTGCCGCCTGGTCGCCATGAAGCTCTTCTCCGAGCGCGCCGCCGACTACATGCGCTCCGCGAGCGACACCGACCGACGCTACCTCTTGTTCAATCCCATGGTGAAGATGAAGGTGACGCGCGAGGGCGAGGATGTGATGAACATCCTCCACGACGTCATCGCGGCGAAGGGCTTCGAAAACGAGCCCTTCTTCGAGATCGCCAAGCACGAGCTCCCCATGCTTCCCAAGCTCGAGGGCACCGTGCACGTGAACATGGCGCTCATCGTGAAGTTCATGGCCAATTACTTCTTCAACCCGGGCGCCTACCCGGAGATACCGCGCCGCGACGATCCCACGAACGACGCGTTTCTCTTCAAGCAGGGACCTACGAAGGGCCTGGGAAAGATCCAGTTCCACGATTACAACATCGCCTATAACAGCGTGGACATGCCCAATGTGAACATCTTCAAGGAGCAGATAAACCTCTTCAAGAAATTCCTGATGGAAGCGGGCCCCAGCAAGGAGCAGTCCGCCGATATCGACTACCTGCTCGCCCTGGGCGAGATCCTCACGCTCGTCGCGTACGGCCAGCTCATCATCGAGAGCAGGAAGTTCTTCCCCGTGGAAGACGCACTCCTCGAAGAGATATTCGATTTCATGGTGCGCGATTTCTCGAAATACGCCCTGGGAATTCACCTGAAGCCTTCGAATTCCGAGAAGCAGAAGGAACTCTCGATCAAGATCATCAAGACCCCGCTCCCCAATCCCGCGAGATTCGACAAGATATGGAAGGAGCAGGTGTATTCGCTCAAGGGAACCTACAAGATGAGGGATCAGAGCTAG
- a CDS encoding enoyl-CoA hydratase/isomerase family protein, which produces MGEATRDVGSCIVTRKENYAIVAFNRPDKLNAFDHKMFESMRDAFYEVADDKSIRAVVFTGTGDHFSAGGDVEEDINPLKSKSARDFKHYFEDLGELYMRLYNHQVPTIAAINGYALGAGMELALCCDIRIAANTAQMGEFFVKMGLVPEAGMCLLPKIVGMGMAKLLCYTGNLVSGEEACRIGLVEKVVALPELMPEAEKLAARLARGPYSISLMKRAINEFSQLSLEASMNTAIAYQFQASRTADHPEAVMSFIEKRKPNFKGE; this is translated from the coding sequence ATGGGAGAGGCAACCAGGGACGTGGGAAGCTGCATCGTCACGCGTAAGGAAAATTATGCGATCGTCGCGTTCAATCGGCCCGATAAATTAAACGCCTTTGATCACAAGATGTTCGAGAGCATGCGCGATGCGTTCTACGAGGTCGCCGATGACAAGAGCATCCGCGCGGTCGTATTCACCGGCACGGGGGATCATTTTTCCGCCGGGGGCGACGTCGAGGAGGACATCAACCCGCTGAAAAGCAAGTCCGCGCGGGATTTTAAGCATTATTTCGAGGATCTCGGGGAACTGTACATGAGGCTTTACAATCACCAGGTCCCCACCATCGCGGCGATAAACGGGTACGCCCTGGGAGCGGGTATGGAGCTTGCCCTCTGCTGCGACATTCGTATCGCGGCCAACACGGCGCAGATGGGGGAATTTTTCGTGAAAATGGGACTGGTACCGGAAGCGGGCATGTGCCTGCTTCCCAAGATCGTGGGAATGGGAATGGCGAAACTCCTGTGCTACACGGGGAACCTGGTGAGCGGGGAGGAGGCGTGCCGGATAGGGCTCGTGGAAAAAGTGGTGGCGCTTCCCGAGCTCATGCCCGAGGCAGAAAAGCTTGCTGCGCGCCTCGCGCGGGGACCGTACTCGATCAGCCTCATGAAGCGCGCTATCAACGAATTCTCGCAGCTCTCGCTGGAGGCGAGCATGAACACCGCGATCGCCTACCAGTTCCAGGCATCGCGTACGGCCGACCATCCGGAAGCAGTCATGTCCTTCATCGAGAAAAGAAAACCGAACTTCAAGGGCGAATAG
- a CDS encoding thiolase family protein, with protein sequence MKDVFVVSAVRTPVGKQKGYLREWMAPELLAASLNAAVDRTGINPELVDDVIAGTVYQVGEQGFTLARMGILASKLPISVPGISVNRQCGSSLSAIQLAAGMVGSGTMDCVIAAGCEMMTKYGMASDLLGTLSNGKPMGHPFGKFYTDKYGFPDQIVAAHMIAKQWKITKEECQQFAVASHSKAYAATQGGYFKNEIIPTKGFDAEGKEITRDTDEPIRPETSIDTLDALKILPNTDWMTAGLSSTITDGSSAMMLVSEEFMKKEKLKPLARIVGSAVAGSDPLLMLTGPIYATPKVLAKAGLAMKDIDIFEINEAFAPIPLAWVKELGADTGRLNVNGGALALGHPVGNSGCRLSVTAIHELARRKARYALVSLCTGGAMAPATIFERA encoded by the coding sequence ATGAAAGATGTGTTCGTGGTCAGCGCGGTACGCACCCCGGTAGGAAAACAAAAAGGATATCTTCGCGAATGGATGGCGCCGGAGCTTCTCGCCGCGTCCCTGAACGCGGCGGTCGATCGCACGGGGATAAACCCGGAACTAGTCGACGATGTCATTGCGGGAACGGTATACCAGGTGGGCGAGCAGGGATTCACCCTGGCGCGCATGGGGATTCTCGCCTCGAAGCTGCCCATCTCGGTGCCCGGCATTTCGGTCAACAGGCAGTGCGGCTCCAGCCTCTCGGCGATCCAGTTAGCCGCGGGGATGGTCGGCTCGGGGACCATGGACTGCGTCATCGCGGCCGGCTGCGAAATGATGACCAAGTACGGCATGGCTTCGGATCTCTTAGGCACATTATCGAACGGCAAACCAATGGGTCACCCCTTCGGCAAGTTTTATACCGATAAATACGGGTTTCCGGATCAGATCGTCGCCGCGCACATGATCGCGAAGCAGTGGAAGATAACCAAGGAAGAGTGCCAGCAGTTTGCGGTCGCAAGCCACAGTAAAGCCTACGCGGCGACGCAGGGCGGATATTTTAAAAATGAAATCATACCCACGAAGGGGTTCGACGCGGAAGGGAAGGAGATTACCCGGGATACCGATGAGCCGATCCGGCCGGAAACGAGCATCGACACGCTCGACGCGCTCAAGATTCTTCCCAATACGGACTGGATGACCGCCGGTCTTTCCAGCACGATCACGGACGGTTCGTCGGCGATGATGCTCGTGAGCGAAGAATTCATGAAAAAGGAAAAACTGAAACCGCTCGCACGGATCGTGGGAAGCGCGGTCGCGGGATCGGATCCCCTGCTCATGCTCACCGGTCCCATTTATGCGACGCCCAAGGTGCTCGCGAAGGCGGGACTTGCGATGAAGGATATCGACATATTCGAAATCAACGAGGCCTTCGCGCCCATCCCGCTCGCATGGGTGAAGGAGCTGGGGGCCGATACGGGCAGGCTTAACGTGAACGGCGGGGCGCTCGCCCTGGGGCATCCTGTGGGCAACTCTGGGTGCAGGCTTTCGGTCACGGCCATCCATGAACTCGCACGCCGGAAGGCGCGGTACGCGCTGGTCTCGCTTTGCACGGGCGGAGCCATGGCGCCGGCAACTATTTTCGAGCGCGCCTGA
- a CDS encoding TetR/AcrR family transcriptional regulator, protein MKTETTTRKNTLGKLKTREREDRKNLIIDSAERVFASRPFDKVSMREIAEDAGISTSSIYTYFHNQEALFLEAVLRDSNRLLDEVQGIVNAEAGAPIIDRVIETFIDFIAHNDSYYRMMVVFMTHGNLKPESLEKMNEVVGRGLAMFDAVFRHAGYEGNVRMLSHYFFAMLNGILVTFRKFPGRSDRVIIAHMKHVGKIFTRLLEGRI, encoded by the coding sequence ATGAAGACCGAGACCACGACCCGGAAAAACACGCTCGGGAAGCTCAAGACGAGGGAGCGTGAGGACCGGAAAAACCTCATTATCGACTCCGCGGAGCGGGTATTCGCGAGCCGTCCCTTCGACAAGGTGAGCATGCGCGAGATCGCCGAGGATGCGGGAATCTCGACCTCTTCCATATACACGTATTTCCATAACCAGGAGGCTCTGTTCCTGGAGGCGGTGCTGCGCGATTCGAACCGGCTGCTGGACGAGGTGCAGGGCATCGTGAACGCCGAGGCGGGGGCGCCGATAATCGACCGGGTGATCGAGACCTTCATCGATTTCATCGCGCACAACGATTCCTACTATCGCATGATGGTCGTCTTCATGACCCACGGCAACCTGAAGCCCGAGTCCCTGGAAAAGATGAACGAGGTCGTGGGGCGGGGGCTGGCCATGTTCGACGCGGTGTTCAGGCACGCGGGCTACGAGGGCAACGTGCGCATGCTTTCGCATTACTTCTTCGCCATGCTGAACGGCATACTGGTCACCTTCCGGAAGTTCCCCGGTCGCAGCGACCGGGTGATCATCGCCCACATGAAGCATGTGGGCAAGATTTTCACGCGGCTCCTGGAGGGGCGCATATGA
- a CDS encoding acyl-CoA dehydrogenase, translated as MEKIILNPKNIVAKYADEETRQIMLKTIEFFEGRGLKAMKDDFHACKWYTEFLEFMKDNQIMAKLLTPAGFGAANSRWDSSRIVDFAEVLGFYGLTYWYTFQVSALGLGPIYLGANDEAKHKAAKLLQEGAIFAFGLSEKEHGADIYSSDMMLYPQSGGNYLANGDKYYIGNGNEAAMVSTFGKVADSGEYVFFAVNSKHERYECVKNIIHNQDYVAEYALHDYPITDADILQRGEKAWDDMLNTINICKFNLGWASIGICAHAFYEAIDHASSRKLFGSYVTDFTHIKQIFMDAYCRLVAMKLFALRATDYMRSASPQDKRYLLYTPLVKMKVTTQGEEVINLLWDVIAAKGFEKDTYFENAATDIRALPKLEGTVHVNMALIIKFMPNFFFNPAVYPEVPQRRDAANDDFLFTQGPTKGLGKLQFHDYNIAYKSVDLPNVKVFSSQIEVFKEFMMASLDSMKEQGKDIDFLLNVGELFTLTAYGQLILENKKIYNVEDDIIDQIFDFMIRDFSKYALQLYGKPNATDTQQEICLRMIKRPVVNAERYNRVLDKYVYAMKGTYTMNP; from the coding sequence ATGGAAAAAATAATCCTCAACCCGAAAAACATCGTCGCGAAATACGCGGATGAGGAAACCAGGCAGATCATGCTGAAGACCATCGAGTTCTTCGAGGGTCGCGGCCTCAAGGCGATGAAGGACGACTTCCATGCCTGCAAGTGGTACACCGAATTTCTCGAATTCATGAAAGACAACCAGATAATGGCGAAGCTCCTCACCCCGGCCGGCTTTGGTGCCGCAAATTCCAGATGGGACTCCTCACGTATCGTCGATTTCGCGGAGGTCCTCGGCTTCTACGGCCTCACCTACTGGTACACCTTCCAGGTGAGCGCCCTGGGCTTGGGCCCCATCTACCTTGGCGCGAACGACGAAGCCAAGCACAAGGCCGCGAAACTTTTACAGGAAGGAGCCATATTCGCGTTCGGTCTTTCCGAAAAAGAGCACGGTGCCGATATTTACTCGAGCGACATGATGCTCTATCCCCAGTCGGGAGGCAACTATCTCGCGAACGGGGACAAGTACTACATAGGCAACGGCAACGAAGCGGCCATGGTCTCCACCTTCGGCAAGGTCGCCGATTCGGGCGAGTATGTTTTCTTTGCCGTCAACTCCAAGCACGAGCGCTACGAGTGCGTGAAGAACATCATCCACAACCAGGACTACGTCGCCGAGTACGCCCTGCACGACTACCCCATCACCGACGCGGACATCCTCCAGCGCGGCGAGAAGGCGTGGGACGACATGCTGAACACTATCAACATCTGCAAGTTCAACCTGGGATGGGCGTCGATAGGCATATGCGCACACGCTTTTTACGAGGCGATCGATCATGCCTCCAGCAGGAAGCTTTTCGGAAGCTACGTGACGGACTTCACGCACATCAAGCAGATATTCATGGACGCCTACTGCCGCCTGGTCGCGATGAAGCTCTTCGCGCTGCGCGCCACCGACTACATGCGCTCGGCGTCTCCACAAGATAAGCGTTACCTTCTATACACGCCGCTCGTGAAGATGAAGGTTACCACCCAGGGCGAGGAGGTCATCAATCTGCTATGGGACGTGATTGCGGCCAAGGGATTCGAGAAGGACACCTACTTCGAAAACGCCGCGACCGACATCAGGGCGCTTCCCAAGCTCGAGGGAACGGTGCATGTGAACATGGCCCTCATCATCAAGTTCATGCCCAATTTCTTCTTCAACCCGGCGGTCTACCCGGAAGTACCTCAGCGCCGCGACGCCGCGAATGACGACTTTCTCTTCACCCAGGGTCCCACGAAGGGCCTGGGCAAGCTCCAGTTCCATGACTACAACATCGCGTACAAGAGCGTTGACCTTCCCAACGTGAAGGTCTTCAGCTCACAGATCGAGGTGTTCAAGGAATTCATGATGGCTTCTTTGGATAGCATGAAGGAGCAGGGAAAGGACATCGACTTCCTGCTTAACGTAGGGGAGCTTTTCACCCTGACGGCATACGGGCAGCTCATCCTCGAGAACAAAAAGATCTATAACGTGGAAGACGACATTATCGACCAGATATTCGATTTCATGATACGCGACTTCTCGAAGTACGCGCTACAGCTATATGGAAAGCCGAACGCGACCGACACGCAGCAGGAGATCTGCCTGCGGATGATCAAGCGCCCGGTTGTCAATGCCGAACGCTATAACCGCGTCCTTGATAAGTACGTCTACGCGATGAAGGGCACCTATACGATGAATCCGTAA
- the pruA gene encoding L-glutamate gamma-semialdehyde dehydrogenase, with translation MNDRLQERILATARGLFERMEGEKPSLFNTSSLIGRLLGRTMENDHFKTALFRFIDVFPSLTTGKQVSRHVREYFGADKSLPRLISLGARIAGSLGTPGGVVMGKAISYMINTIGRQFILGATVKEALKNAGLLRKKGFAVVLDALGEATLSAEETRRYVELNLELLKGFREASTAWAPLEGKGLDPARDWGASPKINVSIKPSALYCLASPIDFEGSVEAILAQLRRLLAAVIESNGFLCIDMESYRFKDITLEVYRRIKRENPEYPHIGIVLQAYLHDTDRDVDALLAWARDRRIQIAVRLVKGAYWDYERAMALQNGWSMPVRTRKAETDAAYERLARRILENHDICHFSCATHNIRTIAAVLETARELKVPDNRYEFQALYGMAEPVRQAVLADSGRVRLYCPFGDIVPGMQYLVRRLLENTSNESFLRLSFAGGTPSPTLLENPAHAVRRAREEYPEADRTKQSGGENPFTNEPGADFTRAAQREAFPMALAAIRAKVPVIRPLYIGGKRVVTRDRIRSVNPANPAEVIGFVCQAGTQEAAAAIAAAKKAFMRWRDTPPRARAEFLFKAASAAKRRIFELAAWQVLEAGKQWDQAHADVAEAIDYFEYYAREMIRIGSPAVLGNLPAEQNLYFYEPRGVAAVIAPWNFPLAISAGMASAAIVTGNTVVYKPSGLTGIIGGGLVDIFREAGLPDGVFNFIPGRSEVIGDYLVDHPDISLIAFTGSMETGLRITGRAARVNPGQPDIKKTITELGGKNAIIIDDDADLDEAVPHVLASAFGYQGQKCSACSRVIVLNAIHDRFVNRLVEAARAYRVGPAEDPSTNMGPVADENAVRKIMRYIETGRHEGRVLYESRIPDDGGYYVPLVIIDRILPQHSVAREEIFGPVLVIMRAKDFGQAIEWANATPFALTGGVFSRSPANIDRARKEFRVGNLYINRGITGAMVGRQPFGGMRMSGTGTRAGGPDYLLHFMVPRTVTENTMRRGFVPVDE, from the coding sequence ATGAACGACAGGCTGCAGGAAAGAATACTCGCGACCGCGAGGGGGCTTTTCGAACGCATGGAAGGTGAAAAGCCCTCGCTTTTCAATACCTCTTCCCTGATCGGCAGGCTGCTTGGCCGCACCATGGAAAATGACCACTTCAAGACCGCGCTGTTCCGGTTTATCGACGTATTCCCCTCCCTTACGACCGGGAAACAGGTTTCCCGCCATGTCCGCGAATATTTCGGCGCCGACAAGTCGCTTCCACGATTGATATCGCTGGGGGCCAGGATCGCGGGATCGCTGGGAACGCCCGGGGGCGTGGTAATGGGGAAGGCGATTTCCTACATGATAAATACTATCGGCCGCCAGTTTATTTTGGGTGCGACCGTGAAGGAGGCGCTAAAAAACGCCGGGTTGCTCAGGAAAAAAGGATTCGCGGTCGTGCTTGACGCACTTGGTGAAGCGACCCTTTCCGCGGAAGAGACAAGGCGTTATGTCGAGTTGAATCTTGAGCTGCTGAAGGGGTTCCGAGAGGCGAGTACAGCCTGGGCCCCGCTCGAAGGGAAGGGACTCGATCCCGCCCGGGACTGGGGGGCTTCCCCGAAGATCAACGTCTCGATAAAACCGAGCGCCCTCTACTGCCTGGCTTCGCCGATAGACTTCGAAGGTTCCGTCGAAGCGATCCTCGCGCAGCTCAGGAGGCTCCTTGCCGCAGTCATTGAATCGAACGGCTTCCTGTGCATTGACATGGAATCCTACAGGTTTAAGGACATCACCCTTGAGGTCTATCGGAGAATCAAGCGGGAAAATCCGGAGTATCCCCATATCGGAATCGTTCTGCAGGCATACCTCCACGATACCGACCGCGACGTTGATGCGCTGCTCGCATGGGCAAGGGATCGCCGCATACAAATCGCGGTGCGCCTGGTGAAGGGAGCCTACTGGGATTACGAGAGGGCCATGGCCCTCCAGAACGGGTGGAGCATGCCGGTAAGGACGCGCAAGGCCGAGACCGACGCGGCGTACGAACGGCTTGCGCGGAGGATACTGGAAAACCATGATATCTGCCACTTCTCCTGTGCGACGCACAATATCCGCACCATCGCGGCCGTGCTGGAGACGGCGCGCGAGCTCAAGGTGCCGGATAACCGGTACGAATTCCAGGCGCTCTACGGGATGGCGGAGCCGGTGCGGCAGGCGGTACTGGCCGACTCCGGACGGGTCCGGCTCTACTGCCCCTTCGGGGACATAGTCCCCGGAATGCAGTACCTGGTGCGCAGGCTTCTTGAAAACACCTCCAACGAATCCTTCCTTCGCCTGAGCTTCGCCGGCGGGACGCCTTCCCCAACGCTCCTGGAAAACCCGGCGCATGCCGTGCGGCGCGCACGGGAGGAATATCCCGAAGCGGACCGTACGAAGCAATCGGGCGGTGAGAATCCGTTTACGAACGAGCCCGGTGCCGATTTCACCCGGGCCGCCCAGCGGGAGGCGTTTCCCATGGCCCTGGCGGCGATCCGCGCAAAAGTGCCCGTGATCCGTCCGCTTTATATCGGCGGGAAAAGGGTCGTTACGCGCGATCGGATCAGGTCGGTGAATCCCGCGAACCCGGCCGAGGTGATCGGCTTCGTATGCCAGGCGGGAACGCAGGAGGCCGCGGCGGCGATCGCCGCGGCAAAGAAGGCCTTCATGCGATGGCGGGACACCCCCCCGCGGGCAAGGGCGGAATTCCTGTTCAAGGCCGCGTCCGCCGCCAAGCGCCGCATATTCGAGCTCGCCGCCTGGCAGGTGCTGGAGGCGGGGAAGCAGTGGGACCAGGCCCATGCGGATGTCGCGGAGGCAATCGATTACTTCGAATATTACGCCCGGGAGATGATCCGGATCGGCTCGCCCGCGGTCCTGGGAAATCTCCCGGCGGAACAGAACCTGTATTTTTATGAGCCGCGCGGCGTGGCCGCGGTGATCGCCCCTTGGAACTTCCCCCTGGCAATAAGCGCCGGGATGGCCTCAGCGGCCATCGTTACCGGGAACACGGTGGTATACAAGCCTTCCGGACTTACCGGCATTATCGGGGGCGGACTGGTGGATATTTTCCGGGAGGCCGGGCTTCCCGACGGGGTGTTCAATTTCATTCCCGGAAGGAGCGAGGTGATCGGCGATTACCTGGTGGATCATCCGGACATAAGCCTTATCGCCTTCACCGGGTCCATGGAAACCGGGCTGCGCATCACCGGGCGCGCGGCAAGGGTGAATCCCGGCCAGCCGGACATCAAGAAGACTATCACCGAGCTGGGCGGGAAAAACGCGATCATCATCGACGACGACGCGGACCTGGACGAGGCCGTGCCGCACGTGCTCGCATCCGCGTTCGGTTACCAGGGGCAGAAATGCTCGGCCTGTTCGCGGGTGATCGTCCTTAATGCGATTCACGACCGGTTCGTGAACCGGCTGGTGGAGGCGGCGCGCGCGTATCGGGTGGGTCCGGCAGAGGACCCCTCCACGAACATGGGACCCGTGGCCGATGAAAACGCCGTCAGGAAAATCATGCGCTATATCGAGACCGGCCGCCATGAGGGCAGGGTCCTGTACGAAAGCCGCATACCGGATGACGGAGGCTACTATGTTCCGCTCGTCATCATCGACCGCATTCTTCCCCAGCATAGCGTCGCACGTGAGGAGATATTCGGGCCCGTGCTCGTGATCATGCGCGCGAAGGATTTCGGCCAGGCGATTGAATGGGCCAATGCGACGCCCTTCGCGCTCACGGGAGGGGTATTCAGCAGGAGCCCCGCGAACATAGACCGGGCCCGAAAGGAGTTCCGCGTGGGAAACCTGTACATCAACAGGGGGATCACCGGCGCCATGGTGGGACGGCAGCCCTTCGGGGGGATGCGCATGTCCGGTACGGGGACCAGGGCGGGGGGACCGGACTATCTCCTCCATTTCATGGTCCCCAGGACCGTTACCGAGAACACGATGCGCAGGGGCTTCGTCCCGGTCGATGAATAG